Genomic window (Rhododendron vialii isolate Sample 1 chromosome 4a, ASM3025357v1):
GTTCTTTTGGTGCTCTCTTTCAGAATGGTTACAGACTTTGTATATATAACTGTGGGATTTAACTGTTCTGCTGCAAAATCTGAGTTTGTACATTCTCTTTTCAAAAGTGGGAACTGTGATAATTGATTAGGTGGTGTTTGGGAGCTAATTAAAAGAATATGGATTGTGAATTGTGAATTGTAGAGTTTTGGATTATGActagaacccacaaaagtgTTTGGTTGATATGTGAGTAATGGATTCGTTAATAGGGTTTTGTGAGTGAAAATATAATCAGAATCCAAAAAGCTTCTCCCGAGAGGTGATTTTTGGATTATGCATTCTTCAGTTCGTTTTCTGATTATGCATTTTAACGGATTTCATTCTATAATCTGCTGCCAAACACCCCAAAATATGAAAATGcgcaaaaaaatgtaaaaaggaGGTGGGCAAACAGCCCCTAGATGTGTCTGTTATGTGGCTTTTTTCAAGGTTCTGCTTTAACTAGGGTTATGGATAACAGGAACTAATGTAATTGAATGTGAAACAGTAGGCCCCAGCTCTAGCTTAAAAATCTTAGGTTGGTAACATTTGGTgaatgtacacgtatggtattttGGTCTGTAAGAGCTTTTTATTTGAAATAGTCTACATAAGAAGTGCATTATAATTTGACTTGGTTATCGGGTGTGGGATGTGTTCAAGTGGAAGATTGAAGACCTTTTGAAACTGAACTCTTAGCCTTAGGGTGTTGCCTGAAGGGATATTGTGCCTTATATTAGGTATGGATACAGGACACGTCCTAAACACATGTACCATGTAttgtactacctccgtcccaatttacttgtcccagttctattctaaccggataaaaaaactcgttatatctttaaattggtaatgaattttatatccaatatggatcttgtttgatagatctcgatttgttctataatacaatgttttcaaaattacctaaaacattataaattacaagatataatcaatcgaaaagtggcacgaactcccaaaagtgacaattaaattgggacggagggagtatcttatTGGACTATGTTTGTTATGCAGATGTATCATCTGAGGGCCGCGGTGTTGTGACAGCTGAATCAATTAAACAAGCTTTTCTTGAAACAGAAAGAGGGTTCACAGCTCTTGTTTCGGACATCTGGAACACGAGACCCAATTTGGCAACAGTTGGGTCGTGCTGTCTTGTTGGAGTGATCAGTCAACAGACCCTTTTTGTGGCAAATCTTGGGGATTCTCGTGTTGTGCTGGGAAAGAAGGTCGGGAACACAGGAGGTACTGCTGCCATACAATTATCAACTGAACACAATGCCAACCTTGAGGAGGTCAGGCACGAGCTTAAAGAATTACATCCAAATGATCCTCAAATTGTTGTTCAAAAGCATGGAGTTTGGAGAGTAAAAGGCATTATTCAGGTTCTCTCAAATGCTTTCACCATACCTATTTGTTGATTGATCCACAGTTCCAATTTCTGTGATGAGTTCTTATAAGACTTTCTTCTGCTGTGTAAAAATCGGAAATTACTTTCGTTTTTATGAGTACATGTTTAGGAAGTTTTAGAAGTTTAGAAAGTGATTCCCTTAGTCGAACTTGTGCTGGCGCTAGTAGTTTGAAAGCCTTGAGAAGCAGCATTATGTATCAAGGTGTTCTGACTTTGAATCTTGGTGTTGTTTGAGAACATGCTTGGTCTTGTTATGGTTGAGTCTAATGTATGTATTTGAACTGACCTCAAACGTAGCTGTCAGTACTAACATGTATATATTTTCACATGGTTGTGCATGTCTAGAATCATTACAAAGGAAAGACATTTGATTCAGCCCTTAAATGCTGCCATAGTGATGTATGAACCACAAACTCGGCATACTAAAGTCAAATGTTCTTGGCAGAGAATCTCCTTGGTTTGAGGTTCAAATTcaatttcaagaagaaaaaaattaccaaaaagcTTGCATAATTACCTTCTTTGATTAGCAATGACTGTTGCATTGCTGTAGAGCTCAGAGGCATTTCAAACTAGAATGAATGGAATGTCCAAACCCATTTGTCTCTTTGTGACACTTCAGATGGTTTTTTTATTGTGAAAATCAAGATTTGACAATTGGGTTAGAGAGATGCTGGCTCGATAGGAGTGATAAAATACCCTGTGGTAAAAGAGAAGTGGAATTTGATCTTTTTCAGGTCGAGGATCAGGCGTCTTGATTTGGTGGTGACACTCTTTGATGGATGGCTGTTAGAGAGAGGTAAAACGTTGCCTGTTGGACATCAGCATATTCCTTGCTATGTTGTGGTGTATCTTGAAAGTTTGTGGTAGGGGAAACTGCACAGTGCAAACTCTGTACATTTAGATCGAAGCTATTGTTTTTAAAATATCATCATTCGTGTGGGCTAGAGGTTTGGACGTGCTTGGTGTTATCCTTAAAAAGGATTATTTTTGCTCTCTTGTAAGGTAGAATCTTTGAACGTATATAAATCCCTCTTACGTGGGGTTTTCACCCAAGTTTCGCTTTATATACAGTTTCTTGCTGTTTGTAGTCTTCACTTTACTGCTGCTAGTAGACTTTACAGTTAGCACCTTTTAGGATATATATTTGCACTTCCACAATGAACTGGTGACTTTGAGTcctcttttatgtcttttgaTTTGTAGTACATGCGATGAATTCAACATGACCATATTCTTTGAAGgcattctctcttcttcttccttttttttaattatgcaTAGGGTTGTTGTAGAAGCTAGCACTTTGAATCCTCTTGGCCACAAACGTTCATCACTAACGATTCTTTTCATTTGACTTTTGGTTATGTTTGACGCAGGTTTCTAGATCTATAGGCGATGTTTACATGAAACATGCGCAGTACAACAGGGAACCAATCCAGGCAAAATTCAGACTTTGTGAACCGATGAACATGCCTATCTTGACGGCCACCCCATCTATTCTTTGTCACCCTCTACAACCAAATGATTCTTTCCTTATATTTGCGTCTGATGGTTTATGGGAACACTTGAGTAATGAAAACGCTGTGGATATTGTCCAGAGACATCCACATACggtgcgtttttttttttttttgccatataTCTCCTTGTGTAAACAATCTTTTCTCATTGAAATTCCTTCTCCCATCTAGTCTAGTGTAGATAGTTTGTTGTCTTCTGATCCAACACATTTAGTTATGTactgttttttttggtatagTTAATTGCTTCAGTAAAGTGATCGAGGGAACTAAAAGGTGGATTAATTTGAACGTAAAACATATAAGCAAGAGGGATAATTCATGACAGATTGGGTGCAGAGCGAGCAAAGAGACACATAGACTTGATGCGTTCTATCAAATTTATGTAACTGCTGTGTATGTGAATGCCAAAAACCAAAATGAACTCTTTTGAATGTATAAAGCACCCTTATTGGACTCTTGAAGGGTATGGGATTCATGATCGATGTGCTAAGTTAGACATTCACCTAGAAACCATATTATGTACTTCTAATTTTCCATGAACTATCCAGAAAGATTATTATGTGTGAAATGCCCTGAGGCACCTTTGTTTACCCTAAAAAAGTGAAGAAATATATGAGAGTACGATTGTTTTGGCTTGTTTAGTGTCCTTGAGATGGTAGATGAATCTAATACTTAAGACACGTTTGCAACAAACAGTGTACCCAGTCCATGTAACGTAATTCTCGTCTTCTTGTAGGTGTGCATTCagctgccaccaccaccgcacaCACGgaaaaaacctctctctctctctctctctctctctctctctctctctcaacaaaaaCAGAAGGAATAATGAATATCCTCGGCCTCAATATTAGTAATCAGACATCAACCTACCTTTCTATGGGAAGGAATTTTGCCCACTGTATCTGTGATCATGAATAGGTTCATAACTTAACCAATGTGATGTGTTAATATGCATTCTTAACCTCTCTTGTGCTCACCAAGATGCTTTTGTTCTAGGGAAGTGCAAAGAGGCTTGTCAAAGCTGCCCTTCAAGAAGCAGCTAGAAAACGTGAGATGCGATATTCTGATCTTCGGAGGATTGACCAGAGGGTCCGACGCCATTTCCATGATGATATAACCGTTGTTGTGTTGTTCTTGAACCATGACCTAATTTCTAGAGGCATAATGCAAGAGCCTCCACTCTCACTCCGAAGTGCTCTGGAGCACCGTTGATTTCCGACCATCCTGATCCAATTTCTGCTTCCTCTGATTTTTGCAGTTCTGCCAGAAAATGATACTACCCCCACGAATGTACCGGAGTCCACGGCTAGTGAGCAGTCAGCATAACAAAgcagtcttcttttttttgatcggcaaaagatgaaattttattaaaagcAGTCTTGCTGCTCTATTTATGATATTGAGTTCATTTGTTTCAAGAGTATTGATAGTTGTATTTTTTCATAGCTTTTAGAAGATGGATGATGATCTGTGTAATACTCTGATATAGTAGTCAATTGGAAAGCATATTCTATACTCTTTGCCTCCCAAAATCACACATCCCTAATTCTTACTGTCTTGTTGCTTCAAGAACGATATTGAAATTTGATGAAATTGTGATGCTAACTTTTGTGAACCTTTTTTAGCAGGTGTAATTGGTTTTGGCTGTAAATAGCGGCTTGTGATGCCGGCCTGGACAACTTTGAGTAGATATTACCCATTGGAAAACTCTTCAACCACGAACACATTTGCACAAACAAATGTGCTAACACTCACTCACAAAGGGCCTGggcctccacacacacacacactgtgcaaatgtgtgtgtgtttccaGTATCTTTGTTACCCATTACCCACACTTTCTGCCCTAAGTAGCATTTGGAAGAAGACTGCAAAGCAATCGCTAACGAACCAAGTTATGCGGTttatgcacatttttttttgtgcgcGAGCGGGCCAGATTAGGCCCTGATCAACTGGGATATGGCGAAGATGGGTCAAGACGATAAAAACTTTTGTCTATTTAAGATATGCTAGTTGAGACTTCAAATTATAAGTACAGATACAGAAATGTGATCCAAACATTAGTTTGCATACACTTCCTAAATACGGAAAAACTTATTTTCTAATCTTGAGTTCGAATCTCAAAGAGTAGACCTATAACTAAATTTCGTTCCCTTTTTACTTCGGTATCTTAAGGATTTAGGCCCAACAAACATGAAACACATTGGACAACCAAATAAACCCTAAGAGATTATTTGATGTGAATCACCGGATACCATCATCCTTGGATGTGTAAACAAAACGTAACCTTATAGCAATGGATTGTGGTCAAATAGTTATTGGGTAAATtacagttaaccccctctaacaaTGGCTCGGAGACACTTTATCCcctttaactattttttttgacacttaaccccctctaactaatgGAAACCTAATTTGACAGACTTTCTGTTAACTTTCGTAACGGAGAGGAGTTAAGTTACCATTTTGCCCTTTGCAAAAACACGCATCTACAGAGGCCAAAAGCCATTTCTTTCCTTAACCTCAAAATCTcgatttggataaaaaatggagtgcccAAAAATTTGTGGGTGTCCAAATTGTGGGGAATTTCAGGAAGAAAACCATCATCAAGAACTTCCCAAAAAAACAGCAGAATCTAAATcatttgaagatgaagatgaagaagaagaacaggtACAGAATAACAAATTAACCCTCTATCCACAAACCcatcccaacaaaaaaaaaaaaaaacccaaagtcCCAATTGGACTGATCCAACTCCGAAacccacttggccaaaccctcCAGGACATATTCGCCCAGCTCGATAGCTAGTCCACGATCGAGCTCCCCCAGGTCACTGTCGTCGGCAGCCGGAGCAGCGGCAAGTCCAACGTCCTCGAGGCCCTCGTTGGCCGCTACTTCCTCCTCAGGGGCTCCGACATCTGCACACGCCGTCCACTCGTGCTCAAGCTCCTGCAGATCAAGCGCAAGCCGGACGACACAGAGGATGAGTACGGCGAGTTCTTGCACTTGCCCGGCAGAGTGccatcgagagagagagagagagagagagagagagagtagctgGGCTTGTGGAGAAAGAATGGATGGGGCTTTTGATTTCCAATAGTCAGCTCGGATTTTGGTCGATCTGGTGTAGCGGAGGTGAGGTTGTGTGGATTTGTCTGGGCTGGGCTCAAGAGGGGAGGGCAATAACGTCCAGAAATTTTAAATGGGAGGGGCATGTGACTTGCACATGTCTTTTGCCATCCAGTTTCTAACAGAAGTAAACAAAAGAAGAGTTTCCATTAGTTAGAGGGGtttaagtgccaaaaataatAGTTAGAGGAAGTAAAGTGTTTCCGAgccatagttagagggggttaattGTAATTTACCCATAGTTATTTATGTAACATCAGGATATCAGGATAGAATGCCGTAATTACTGATAAATACAGGGGCGTTGATGGTGATTC
Coding sequences:
- the LOC131322620 gene encoding probable protein phosphatase 2C 42 isoform X1, with protein sequence MLQALMNLLSLCWRPLEGNENNNNNRVNNNPRGGGDFVRDGLVWSKDIGRCSSGEFSMAVVQANQVLEDQSQIESGPPFGTFVGVYDGHGGPEAARYVCDHLFRHFRDVSSEGRGVVTAESIKQAFLETERGFTALVSDIWNTRPNLATVGSCCLVGVISQQTLFVANLGDSRVVLGKKVGNTGGTAAIQLSTEHNANLEEVRHELKELHPNDPQIVVQKHGVWRVKGIIQVSRSIGDVYMKHAQYNREPIQAKFRLCEPMNMPILTATPSILCHPLQPNDSFLIFASDGLWEHLSNENAVDIVQRHPHTGSAKRLVKAALQEAARKREMRYSDLRRIDQRVRRHFHDDITVVVLFLNHDLISRGIMQEPPLSLRSALEHR
- the LOC131322620 gene encoding probable protein phosphatase 2C 42 isoform X2, with the protein product MLQALMNLLSLCWRPLEGNENNNNNRVNNNPRGGGDFVRDGLVWSKDIGRCSSGEFSMAVVQANQVLEDQSQIESGPPFGTFVGVYDGHGGPEAARYVCDHLFRHFRAESIKQAFLETERGFTALVSDIWNTRPNLATVGSCCLVGVISQQTLFVANLGDSRVVLGKKVGNTGGTAAIQLSTEHNANLEEVRHELKELHPNDPQIVVQKHGVWRVKGIIQVSRSIGDVYMKHAQYNREPIQAKFRLCEPMNMPILTATPSILCHPLQPNDSFLIFASDGLWEHLSNENAVDIVQRHPHTGSAKRLVKAALQEAARKREMRYSDLRRIDQRVRRHFHDDITVVVLFLNHDLISRGIMQEPPLSLRSALEHR
- the LOC131322620 gene encoding probable protein phosphatase 2C 42 isoform X3, giving the protein MYHVFILLDYVCYADVSSEGRGVVTAESIKQAFLETERGFTALVSDIWNTRPNLATVGSCCLVGVISQQTLFVANLGDSRVVLGKKVGNTGGTAAIQLSTEHNANLEEVRHELKELHPNDPQIVVQKHGVWRVKGIIQVSRSIGDVYMKHAQYNREPIQAKFRLCEPMNMPILTATPSILCHPLQPNDSFLIFASDGLWEHLSNENAVDIVQRHPHTGSAKRLVKAALQEAARKREMRYSDLRRIDQRVRRHFHDDITVVVLFLNHDLISRGIMQEPPLSLRSALEHR